The following proteins are encoded in a genomic region of Arvicanthis niloticus isolate mArvNil1 chromosome 21, mArvNil1.pat.X, whole genome shotgun sequence:
- the Tmem200c gene encoding transmembrane protein 200C, which produces MIATGGLLRISARKQDPLRPPSQVPKRKRKAKKRRKNDVVVVKGKLKLCSISGLIALCGILVLLVGIAMAVVGYWPKANAANRGGNKQLLPVGSSHRIGAASNSSSGNKNPAKNYSGTPGGVNSSSVGGPRSPPPARSAATSSSPSSSTSVGFFFRIFSGYLHSDKLKVFGPLIMGIGIFLFICANAVLHENRDKKTKIINLRDLYSTVIDVHSLRAKDLAAAAAAAAAAAASSSAAAPGSAPPGAAPLNGFLSYVQSRGLELKPGSCAGSADAFGAAAMLARGSWPHPAGLGGGGSGTREAGSPPDLASSPRCPREAPSLTEAVYSIYRERSSGAGRRRTTVAAVAAATATVTAAASGSSSPAPCSPTGSWGRQSTASSLVGSSLSAFALLPLQGDRDRDGDSEGASCSWHRPPGERGSRDLPRGELDLSLTDLRGAEGGALWASCEPGEPEGATTAHTARGQGGRLPRTGRYAAWRRRSTSGLPDYRAPPSPEPPPSSSAADLDSSPPSTAATPSLPLCPEDSPRVRRDSHSSQSDDQSSSNKGYTPLKEADTSVESVVDAMARKRLDCEEATDPSTEYSSPEVPGLEPTRAEPLSVQRQFTNKEKLFLISRSHTPGVEDPELENSSN; this is translated from the coding sequence ATGATCGCCACCGGTGGCCTACTGAGGATATCCGCGAGAAAGCAGGATCCTCTTCGGCCCCCCAGCCAGGTCCCTAAGCGCAAGAGGAAAGCCAAGAAGAGGCGTAAAAACGACGTGGTAGTGGTGAAAGGCAAGCTGAAGCTGTGCTCCATTTCGGGGCTCATCGCCCTTTGCGGGATCCTAGTGCTGTTGGTGGGCATAGCCATGGCAGTGGTGGGCTACTGGCCAAAAGCCAACGCAGCCAACAGAGGTGGGAACAAGCAATTACTGCCTGTGGGCAGTAGCCATCGCATTGGGGCCGccagcaacagcagcagtggCAACAAAAACCCAGCCAAGAACTACTCTGGGACCCCAGGGGGTGTCAACTCTAGCTCTGTGGGCGGGCCCAGGAGTCCACCTCCTGCAAGATCTGCAGCcacctcttcttccccttcctcctccacgTCGGTGGGCTTCTTCTTCCGAATCTTCTCAGGCTACTTGCACTCAGACAAGCTAAAGGTCTTTGGGCCCCTCATCATGGGTATAGGCATCTTTCTCTTCATTTGCGCCAACGCGGTGCTCCATGAGAACAGGGACAAGAAAACCAAGATCATCAACCTGCGGGACCTCTATTCCACTGTCATCGACGTGCACAGCCTCCGCGCCAAAGATctggcagcagctgctgctgcggCCGCCGCGGCTGCGGCTTCCTCCTCAGCTGCTGCCCCCGGCTCCGCGCCCCCCGGGGCAGCGCCGCTCAATGGATTTCTCAGCTACGTGCAATCCCGAGGCCTGGAGCTGAAGCCAGGCAGCTGCGCGGGCTCTGCGGACGCCTTCGGGGCTGCTGCAATGCTGGCCAGGGGCTCATGGCCCCACCCCGCTGGACTAGGCGGAGGTGGCAGTGGGACTCGGGAGGCAGGGTCCCCGCCGGACCTGGCTTCATCTCCGCGCTGTCCGCGGGAGGCCCCGAGTCTAACCGAGGCCGTGTACAGCATTTACCGCGAGCGCTCCAGTGGGGCTGGCCGTCGCCGGACCACAGTTGCCGCGGTGGCTGCGGCCACTGCCACTGTCACCGCGGCTGCCAGCGGCAGCAGCAGTCCGGCGCCCTGCAGCCCGACCGGGAGTTGGGGGCGCCAGAGCACCGCCAGCTCCCTCGTGGGCTCCTCGCTGAGCGCCTTCGCCCTGTTGCCCTTGCAAGGGGACCGGGACAGAGATGGGGACTCGGAGGGCGCAAGCTGCAGCTGGCACAGGCCTCCTGGGGAACGCGGCTCCCGGGATCTCCCCAGGGGAGAACTGGACCTGAGCCTTACCGACCTCCGGGGAGCTGAGGGTGGTGCGCTCTGGGCATCCTGCGAGCCGGGGGAGCCCGAGGGCGCCACGACAGCACACACCGCCAGGGGGCAGGGCGGCCGCTTGCCCAGGACCGGCAGGTACGCGGCCTGGCGGCGCCGCAGCACCAGTGGGCTTCCGGACTACCGAGCACCACCATCGCCGGAGCCCCCGCCCTCCTCGAGCGCGGCCGACCTGGACTCCAGCCCCCCTAGTACAGCCGCCACGCCCTCGCTCCCTCTGTGCCCCGAGGACTCGCCCCGTGTCCGGCGGGATTCCCACAGTTCTCAGTCGGATGACCAGTCCAGCAGCAATAAGGGCTACACCCCTCTGAAGGAGGCTGACACCTCTGTGGAGTCGGTCGTGGATGCGATGGCCAGAAAAAGGCTAGACTGTGAGGAGGCCACAGATCCCAGTACAGAGTACAGCTCCCCGGAGGTTCCCGGTCTAGAGCCAACTAGGGCAGAGCCTCTGTCTGTGCAGAGGCAGTTTACAAACAAGGAGAAACTCTTTCTGATTTCCAGGTCTCACACGCCAGGAGTAGAAGACCCTGAACTAGAAAACTCTTCCAACTAG